In one window of Paracoccus saliphilus DNA:
- a CDS encoding TAXI family TRAP transporter solute-binding subunit: MRIYRIAAVAMSAMMLVQPAIAQEDREDWPGSLTIGTASQGGTYFIYGTGLAAMISQNLGVNASAEVTGGPIQNATLVETGDHQIGLLTMGPAYEAWTGESELAPGVEHKQLRALFPMYQTPFEAVALASTGIDDVSKLDGKRVSVGPAGGTAATYWPRFFEVIGVSPNVSFAGASDSTGQVKDGLIDAFSFAAGVPISAFSQIAAENEVSIFGFTEEQRGQILEAMPEVSAYDIREDMYPGIPAHGTVAMWNFATVSAEMPESLAYEITKLVMENNEAMLQIHAAAVETLPENADQNTFLPYHPGAVRYFDEAGIEIPDELRG, from the coding sequence ATGCGTATTTACCGTATCGCCGCCGTTGCCATGTCCGCAATGATGCTGGTTCAGCCTGCCATCGCTCAAGAGGATCGCGAGGATTGGCCAGGAAGCTTGACCATCGGCACCGCCAGCCAGGGCGGCACCTATTTCATTTATGGCACGGGTTTGGCAGCGATGATCAGCCAGAACCTGGGCGTGAACGCGTCAGCAGAAGTCACCGGCGGACCGATACAGAACGCGACGCTGGTCGAGACCGGGGATCACCAGATCGGCCTGTTGACCATGGGGCCGGCATATGAGGCCTGGACAGGCGAAAGCGAACTGGCGCCCGGCGTAGAACACAAGCAGTTGCGTGCACTGTTTCCGATGTATCAAACCCCCTTCGAAGCAGTTGCGCTCGCATCTACCGGAATAGACGATGTCTCCAAGCTGGATGGCAAGCGTGTGTCTGTCGGACCAGCGGGCGGAACCGCCGCGACTTACTGGCCGCGCTTTTTCGAGGTGATTGGTGTCAGCCCGAATGTCAGTTTTGCCGGAGCCAGCGACTCTACCGGGCAGGTCAAGGACGGTCTGATCGACGCGTTCTCTTTCGCCGCGGGTGTTCCGATTTCGGCCTTCTCCCAGATCGCAGCAGAAAACGAAGTGAGCATCTTCGGATTCACCGAAGAGCAGCGCGGACAGATCCTTGAGGCCATGCCCGAGGTTTCAGCCTATGACATCCGTGAGGACATGTATCCCGGCATTCCAGCGCATGGCACCGTGGCGATGTGGAATTTTGCCACCGTCTCGGCAGAGATGCCCGAAAGCCTAGCCTATGAAATCACCAAGCTGGTGATGGAGAACAACGAGGCAATGTTACAGATCCATGCGGCTGCTGTCGAAACGCTTCCCGAAAACGCGGATCAGAACACCTTCCTGCCTTATCATCCGGGCGCGGTTCGCTATTTTGACGAGGCCGGGATCGAGATCCCTGACGAGCTGCGCGGCTGA
- a CDS encoding sigma-54-dependent transcriptional regulator — protein MSGRVLLIDDEEDIRLSMEQSLDLAGFEVESFAEAQSALDLINFGFRGIVVTDIRMPGMDGLTFMNRVAEIDAEIPVVLVTGHGDVQLAVRAMHDGAHDFLEKPFQAQQLTDIATRAMDFRRIILENRVLRAAAGQVDDLELRLVGRSNAMIDLRRRMRTIGPTEADVLIIGETGVGKEVVARALHDLSPRATRPFISIDCAALPASLIESELFGHDPGAFAGAMRERYGKFEHAQGGTILLDEIGSMPIDIQGKFLRVVENRVITRLGSHDERPLDVRFIATSRSPLEEEVAAGRFRADLLYRLNVVTLTIPPLSDRREDIPLLFSKLVQEAASRYRCDPPVISPRLINQVNAAQWPGNVRELRNAADRYALGVALQPVTDLGEEPMRLANQVAEFERNVLIGALLSHGGKLKPVYESLGLSRKSLYEKMQKYGIDKKQLGLEAEGQDD, from the coding sequence ATGAGTGGACGGGTATTGCTGATCGATGACGAAGAGGACATCCGCCTGTCCATGGAGCAATCACTGGATCTTGCCGGATTCGAGGTCGAGAGCTTTGCGGAGGCCCAATCGGCACTGGACCTGATCAATTTCGGATTTCGCGGAATAGTCGTGACCGATATCCGCATGCCGGGCATGGACGGGCTGACATTCATGAACAGGGTGGCCGAAATTGATGCCGAAATTCCGGTTGTCCTGGTGACGGGACATGGTGATGTCCAATTGGCCGTGCGTGCCATGCACGATGGCGCGCATGATTTTCTGGAAAAGCCCTTTCAGGCGCAACAGCTCACCGATATCGCGACGCGCGCGATGGATTTCCGGCGCATCATACTTGAAAATCGGGTGCTGCGCGCGGCAGCCGGGCAGGTCGATGATCTTGAGCTGCGCCTGGTAGGCAGGTCGAATGCGATGATTGACCTGCGTCGCCGTATGCGCACTATCGGGCCGACAGAGGCCGATGTTCTTATTATCGGTGAAACCGGTGTCGGGAAAGAAGTCGTGGCCCGTGCCCTGCACGATCTTTCTCCGCGCGCGACGAGGCCATTCATTTCGATCGATTGCGCGGCATTGCCTGCCAGTCTGATCGAATCCGAGCTGTTTGGACATGATCCAGGTGCCTTTGCCGGTGCCATGCGCGAGCGATATGGCAAGTTCGAGCACGCACAGGGCGGAACAATCCTGCTGGATGAGATCGGTTCCATGCCGATCGATATACAGGGGAAGTTTCTCAGGGTGGTTGAAAACCGGGTCATCACCCGCCTTGGATCGCATGATGAACGCCCGCTGGATGTGCGTTTTATTGCAACCTCCCGCTCTCCTCTCGAGGAAGAAGTGGCTGCTGGCCGTTTTCGGGCCGATCTGCTGTACAGGTTGAATGTCGTTACCCTGACCATTCCTCCGCTTTCAGACCGGCGCGAGGATATTCCGCTGCTGTTCAGTAAGCTGGTCCAGGAGGCCGCTTCGAGATATCGTTGCGATCCGCCGGTGATTTCGCCGCGATTGATCAACCAGGTGAATGCCGCCCAATGGCCGGGCAATGTGCGCGAGTTGCGCAATGCCGCTGATCGCTACGCCTTGGGTGTTGCTCTTCAGCCCGTAACAGATTTGGGCGAAGAACCAATGCGCCTTGCAAATCAGGTGGCCGAGTTCGAGCGCAATGTCCTGATCGGCGCACTTCTCAGCCATGGCGGCAAGCTGAAACCGGTTTACGAATCTCTCGGCTTGTCGCGTAAATCACTTTACGAGAAGATGCAGAAATATGGCATAGACAAGAAGCAGCTTGGCCTCGAAGCGGAAGGTCAGGACGACTGA
- a CDS encoding sensor histidine kinase — translation MIRTSLPLTDDVLESRKGALFRTLPLCIGLALCIALLVFGVGPLTNYYLSESKARGDSTMKLAVATLDGELARYERLPQLLAQQPVLREAVSHSDDQGIVRAANDYLESVNTLLGSSDLYIMRPDGLTVAASNHNSEFPFIGQNFSYRPYFDDALAGRLGRFYGLGTTSDRRGYYFAAPVQDDDKVTGVVVQKVDLDRLESSWRASEYEIIVTDPEGVIFLSAREKWTYSSLAPLSSEMLDRSREVQRYAGREIDVLPVKQTGSYQEHQLVEVAEKDETRTFMMIAQAMPDAGWTVRVLVDISSARQQAWNMALIVILAVSLAALAATFLIQRRNRGLELAAYHRATQALLERRVSERTAELGAVNRRLKGEVEERRATETELRRTQRRLVQSAKLAAIGQMSAALSHEFNQPLGAVRNFADNAETFMQRQRYDEARKNIVRIQGLADRMAEISRTLRNFARKPRQQLEPVDLSGLVRDSVEVISWRLKDRPVEISIDNVPNGLKVIAEPVRLQQVLVNLMANALDALDDAQDPQIRVSTESVGDGDTMTLCVADNGPGIPADLRERIFDPFFSTKGVGQGLGLGLSISYNIIRDFGGELRLRDAPGSGATFEIELRTASDGEGEAST, via the coding sequence ATGATCAGAACTTCGCTACCGCTTACAGATGATGTGCTGGAAAGTCGCAAAGGCGCTCTTTTCCGGACACTACCCCTTTGCATCGGGCTTGCCCTGTGCATTGCCCTGTTAGTTTTCGGCGTCGGACCGCTCACCAACTACTATCTGTCGGAAAGTAAAGCCCGTGGCGACAGCACAATGAAGCTGGCCGTCGCAACGCTGGACGGTGAACTTGCTCGATACGAGCGCTTACCACAACTTCTGGCGCAGCAGCCGGTTTTGCGAGAAGCGGTCTCGCACTCGGACGATCAGGGAATCGTGCGGGCGGCGAACGACTATCTTGAGTCCGTTAATACTTTGCTGGGGTCGTCTGACCTTTACATCATGCGTCCAGACGGTCTGACCGTGGCCGCCAGCAACCACAATTCCGAGTTTCCCTTCATTGGGCAGAATTTCTCTTATCGACCCTATTTCGATGACGCCCTCGCGGGTAGGCTGGGCCGGTTCTATGGGCTGGGTACGACCTCTGATCGCCGCGGCTACTATTTTGCTGCGCCGGTGCAGGACGATGACAAAGTCACTGGAGTCGTTGTGCAAAAGGTTGATCTGGACCGGCTTGAAAGCAGCTGGAGGGCATCGGAATATGAAATCATCGTCACCGATCCAGAAGGTGTCATTTTCCTTTCGGCGCGTGAGAAATGGACATATTCCTCGCTGGCTCCGCTTAGTTCCGAGATGCTGGATAGATCGCGCGAGGTTCAACGCTATGCCGGCAGAGAGATCGATGTCCTGCCAGTGAAGCAGACCGGCAGTTATCAAGAGCATCAACTGGTTGAGGTCGCTGAAAAGGATGAAACCCGGACCTTCATGATGATCGCGCAGGCCATGCCGGATGCCGGATGGACAGTACGGGTACTGGTCGACATTTCCTCGGCCCGACAACAGGCCTGGAACATGGCACTCATCGTGATCCTGGCTGTTTCTCTGGCAGCGCTTGCCGCTACTTTCCTGATTCAGCGCCGAAACCGCGGACTTGAACTGGCAGCCTATCATCGTGCAACGCAAGCGCTGCTTGAACGACGCGTTTCCGAGCGTACTGCCGAGCTGGGCGCCGTCAATCGGCGGCTGAAAGGCGAAGTCGAAGAACGGCGAGCGACCGAGACAGAGTTGCGGCGAACGCAGCGGCGCCTCGTCCAATCCGCAAAGTTGGCAGCAATAGGTCAGATGTCGGCTGCGCTCAGCCACGAGTTCAACCAACCACTTGGCGCAGTGCGTAACTTTGCCGACAATGCCGAAACATTTATGCAGCGGCAACGCTATGACGAGGCGCGCAAGAATATCGTCCGCATCCAGGGTCTGGCCGACCGCATGGCAGAGATCAGCCGCACGCTGAGGAATTTCGCCCGCAAACCGAGGCAGCAACTCGAGCCGGTCGACCTTTCCGGACTGGTTCGCGATAGTGTCGAAGTCATCTCATGGCGGCTCAAGGACAGGCCCGTAGAAATTTCGATTGATAATGTCCCCAATGGGCTCAAGGTCATCGCGGAACCTGTGCGCTTGCAGCAGGTGTTGGTGAACTTGATGGCCAACGCTCTGGATGCTCTGGACGACGCTCAAGACCCGCAAATCAGGGTTTCCACGGAATCTGTGGGTGATGGTGATACAATGACGCTCTGCGTCGCGGACAACGGTCCCGGGATCCCTGCCGATTTGCGTGAAAGGATTTTCGATCCATTTTTCTCGACCAAGGGCGTGGGTCAGGGATTGGGTCTAGGCCTGTCGATATCATACAATATCATCCGCGATTTCGGTGGCGAGTTGAGATTGCGCGATGCACCCGGCAGTGGCGCAACATTCGAGATCGAATTGCGAACCGCATCGGATGGTGAAGGCGAGGCATCGACATGA